TTTCGCCCAAATAAAGCGTATAGAGATAGACCGAGCCGCCCGCCGCGCACAAAATCAACAAACAGAGCATCCAAACCAGAGCCGCACCGGAACGATTGAGTCGCATGGGTAACCTCCGGAAACATGATAATCGCAATCGGTTCCAGAGGCAACTTAGCCAACAGGTCTCTTCGCTTCGGGCCAATTATTCCGGAGAAAGACTCGGGCGCTTGCCTTGCCGCAGAACGGAGACAGCCTCTTGGAAGTCAAGGGGGAGCTCACTTGTGAACTCCATGTATTCATGCGGAGGATCCGGATGACACAGGCCCAGATCCTGCGCGTGGAGCAGCTGGCGCGAGAACGCGCCTACCAGCGTATTGTAGCGATTTCCCATCCCATAGCGGGTGTCCCCCAGGATCGGATGGCCGAACCACGCAAGGTGGACCCGGATTTGATGGGTCCGGCCGGTAATAGGTTTGATGCTCAGCAACGTGGACTCGGCAAAGCGTTCCACAACTTCGTACTCGGTCACAGCCTCTTTGCCTTCGGCCCCCATGACCTTCATACGCGGCCAGTGCTCCCGGTCTTTTCCAACCGGCACATCAATGCGCCCGGTGTCCAACTCGAAAACGCCTGCAACCAGGCCCGCATAACGCCGCATGGCAGTGCGCCGCTCGAATTGCCTGGCCAGATAATGATGCGCATTGTAATCCTTGGCCACTACCAAAATCCCCGAGGTGTCTTGATCCAAACGGTGCACCAAACCGGCCCGCGCCGGAAGTTCATCTCCGAGGGCCGCGCAGTACGCCATGAGACCGTTCACCAGGGTCCCGGACATGATGTGCCCCGCAGGGTGCACCATCATGCCTGCCGCCTTGTTCACGACCAAAAGGCGGTCGTCCTCATACACAATATCCAGATCCATTTCTTCGGGCAGAACCTTGGGCACCACCATTGCAGGGATTTCGATCTCGATTCGGTCTCCCGGCTTGATGCGCGTCCCCGGCTTGGGCGTTTTTTCTTCATTGACCCGTACAAAACCCTCTTCAATCAAATGGCTGATATGCGTGCGGGAGTAGTCCGGGAACATCCGGGCCAAATAGCGATCCAGACGGTTCTTCCCCTCTTCGGGACTCAGTTCAAAGGAATATTTTTCTGATTCCGTCATTGCCGCACGCGCCGTTCATGTATGAAGAGCCGGATCCCTATCAGCACTGCGCCCACTGTGATAGCGCTATCCGCCAAATTAAAAACCGGCCACCACCGGAGATCTAAAAAATCAATTACATAACCAAAGCGCACGCGGTCGATGAGATTTCCTGCAGCGCCTCCCAAAATCAAGGACATTCCCCACAAAATCCAGCCATCGGATTGGCTTCGGTAACTGGAGCGCAGCAACAGGTAAGAAAAAACTGTAATTGCCGCTGAGGAAATGAGAACAAAAAAGCCCGGATGACTCCGGGCCAAGCCAAATGCCATCCCTGTGTTGTGCACCAAGCTCAGATAAACAACGCCGCCGATCAAAGGACGGGATTCACCCAGCGCAAAGACCTGCATCACCCAAAGCTTGAGCGCCTGGTCTCCCAAGACCAAAGCCCCGGCCAGCAGAAAATAACGCAGAGGCGACTTGCAGGAATGGCTCAAGCCCCGTCCTTCCGGAGACCTGCAATCTCCCGGACTAAGCCGGCAACCAAAGCAGTGAGATGCGGCTCGGCCTCATTGGCGATGCGGATCACATCCTCAATAACCAAAGGCTCGAGGGCCTCCGGCAAACAGAGATCCGTCAGCACACTCACAGCAAATGTCTTGAGCTGGGAATGAACCGCCACTATCGCTTCCGGCACAGTGGACATCCCGATGGCATCCGCTCCGAGACGCTGCAGCATCGCATACTCGGCGCGCGTCTCCAAACAAGGGCCGGTCATGGCCGCGTAAACGCCCTCGCGCACTTTGAGTTTCTCCTTCTTGACCACCTGCCGGGCCTTGTCCAACAGCACCCGGTTATAGGGTTCGATCATATCCGGGAAACGCAAACCCAAACGTCCGTCGTTAGGCCCGATCAAGGGATTCACGCCCATTAAATTAATATGATCCGTAATCATCATCAGATCACCCTTGGAAAATTTGGGATTGAGCCCTCCGGCGGCATTGGAGATGATCAAGAATTCCACCCCTAAGGCCTTCATGACGCGCACCGGATAGGTTACTTCCTGCAAACTATAGCCTTCGTAATAATGAAAGCGCCCTTCCATCACTGCCACGGATTGGCCTTCAAGATGCCCGAAGGAGAACTGACCCTTGTGGCTCTGCACTGTGGATTCAGGGAAATGGGGAATATCCGAATAAGGGATATCCTGTTTGTTCTCAATGCGTGCGGCCAAACCCCCGAGCCCGGTCCCTAAAATAATACCCACGCGGGGCCGGGTGCAGACCTGGCCCCAAATATAATCGGCGCTTTC
The DNA window shown above is from Candidatus Omnitrophota bacterium and carries:
- the lspA gene encoding signal peptidase II, producing the protein MRYFLLAGALVLGDQALKLWVMQVFALGESRPLIGGVVYLSLVHNTGMAFGLARSHPGFFVLISSAAITVFSYLLLRSSYRSQSDGWILWGMSLILGGAAGNLIDRVRFGYVIDFLDLRWWPVFNLADSAITVGAVLIGIRLFIHERRVRQ
- a CDS encoding purine-nucleoside phosphorylase — its product is MMDKPLLYDQLQESADYIWGQVCTRPRVGIILGTGLGGLAARIENKQDIPYSDIPHFPESTVQSHKGQFSFGHLEGQSVAVMEGRFHYYEGYSLQEVTYPVRVMKALGVEFLIISNAAGGLNPKFSKGDLMMITDHINLMGVNPLIGPNDGRLGLRFPDMIEPYNRVLLDKARQVVKKEKLKVREGVYAAMTGPCLETRAEYAMLQRLGADAIGMSTVPEAIVAVHSQLKTFAVSVLTDLCLPEALEPLVIEDVIRIANEAEPHLTALVAGLVREIAGLRKDGA
- a CDS encoding RluA family pseudouridine synthase gives rise to the protein MTESEKYSFELSPEEGKNRLDRYLARMFPDYSRTHISHLIEEGFVRVNEEKTPKPGTRIKPGDRIEIEIPAMVVPKVLPEEMDLDIVYEDDRLLVVNKAAGMMVHPAGHIMSGTLVNGLMAYCAALGDELPARAGLVHRLDQDTSGILVVAKDYNAHHYLARQFERRTAMRRYAGLVAGVFELDTGRIDVPVGKDREHWPRMKVMGAEGKEAVTEYEVVERFAESTLLSIKPITGRTHQIRVHLAWFGHPILGDTRYGMGNRYNTLVGAFSRQLLHAQDLGLCHPDPPHEYMEFTSELPLDFQEAVSVLRQGKRPSLSPE